In a single window of the Bubalus kerabau isolate K-KA32 ecotype Philippines breed swamp buffalo chromosome 18, PCC_UOA_SB_1v2, whole genome shotgun sequence genome:
- the NKX2-5 gene encoding homeobox protein Nkx-2.5: MFPSPALTPTPFSVKDILNLEQQQRSLAAGELSARLEATLAPASCMLAAFKPEAYAGPEAAAPGFPELRAELGPAPSPAKCAPAFSAAPAFYPRAYGDPDPAKDHRADKKELCALQKAVELEKPESDSAERPRARRRRKPRVLFSQAQVYELERRFKQQRYLSAPERDQLASVLKLTSTQVKIWFQNRRYKCKRQRQDQTLELVGLPPPPPPPARRIAVPVLVRDGKPCLGDSAPYAPAYGVGLNAYGYNAYPAYPGYGGAACSPGYSCTAAYPAGPPPTQTATATANNNFVNFGVGDLNAVQSPGIPQGNSGVSTLHGIRAW, from the exons ATGTTCCCCAGCCCCGCGCTCACGCCCACGCCGTTCTCGGTCAAAGACATCCTGAACCTGGAGCAGCAGCAGCGCAGCCTGGCCGCCGGGGAGCTCTCGGCGCGCCTGGAGGCCACTCTGGCGCCCGCCTCCTGCATGCTGGCCGCCTTCAAGCCCGAGGCCTACGCGGGGCCCGAGGCCGCGGCGCCCGGCTTCCCTGAGCTGCGCGCAGAGCTGGGCCCCGCGCCCTCGCCCGCCAAGTGCGCGCCTGCCTTCTCAGCCGCCCCCGCCTTCTATCCGCGTGCCTATGGCGACCCCGACCCTGCCAAGGACCATCGAGCCGATAAGAAAG AGCTGTGCGCACTGCAGAAGGCGGTGGAACTGGAGAAGCCAGAGTCGGACAGCGCCGAGCGACCCCGCGCGCGACGGCGGAGGAAGCCGCGCGTGCTCTTCTCGCAGGCGCAGGTCTACGAGCTGGAGCGGCGCTTCAAGCAGCAGCGGTACCTGTCGGCTCCCGAGCGCGACCAGCTGGCCAGCGTGCTGAAGCTCACGTCCACGCAGGTCAAGATCTGGTTCCAGAACCGGCGCTACAAGTGCAAGCGACAACGGCAAGACCAGACTCTGGAGCTGGTGGGgctgcccccgccgccgccgccgccggcccgCAGGATCGCGGTGCCAGTGCTGGTGCGCGATGGCAAGCCTTGCCTGGGGGACTCGGCGCCCTACGCGCCAGCCTACGGCGTGGGCCTCAACGCCTATGGCTACAACGCCTACCCTGCCTACCCCGGGTACGGGGGCGCGGCTTGCAGCCCCGGCTACAGCTGCACCGCTGCTTACCCGGCCGGGCCGCCCCCGACGCAGACGGCCACGGCCACCGCCAACAACAACTTCGTGAACTTCGGCGTCGGGGACTTGAACGCGGTGCAGAGCCCCGGGATTCCGCAGGGCAACTCGGGAGTGTCCACGCTGCACGGCATCCGAGCCTGGTAG